The following are encoded together in the Hydrogenoanaerobacterium saccharovorans genome:
- a CDS encoding ABC transporter permease, which translates to MNIVEAKEKLSNKAVVKKLNSTDFRSYSGLILVILVVGTFLSFRSPNFLTQQNILNVLRQISVYGILACGQAFAMMTGGIDLQVGSVAGLCGAIVTKIVVGNTIGLVPAMIVGMVIGGILGLFAGFMIAKTGIPAFIMTLGLQISLRGVAYLICDGKPIGNLPENMLHLGVGSVAGIPVPILFMLASFVIIGIILSKTSFGRSVYAVGGNYQAAFHSGINAKRVIMLSYMISGILAALAGVILSARNASAQPTAGNAFETEAIAACAMGGVSFSGGKGAVTGIFLGALLMGIINNGMNLMYISSYWQLVVKGAIIVASVLYSIFSSKTK; encoded by the coding sequence ATGAACATAGTTGAAGCAAAAGAAAAATTATCGAACAAGGCAGTTGTTAAAAAACTGAATAGTACTGATTTTAGGTCGTACTCAGGTCTAATATTAGTAATTCTCGTTGTAGGTACGTTTTTAAGTTTTCGCAGCCCCAACTTTTTAACACAGCAGAATATTTTGAATGTTCTTCGCCAAATTTCTGTTTACGGTATTCTTGCATGCGGGCAGGCTTTTGCTATGATGACAGGCGGCATTGATCTTCAGGTTGGTTCGGTTGCAGGGCTATGCGGTGCAATTGTAACTAAAATAGTGGTAGGAAATACGATAGGGCTTGTACCGGCAATGATTGTTGGTATGGTGATTGGCGGCATCTTGGGGCTATTTGCAGGATTTATGATTGCGAAAACAGGCATTCCGGCATTTATTATGACACTGGGCCTGCAAATCTCTTTAAGAGGTGTGGCATATTTAATCTGCGATGGCAAACCAATCGGCAATCTGCCTGAAAATATGCTTCATCTGGGGGTTGGTTCAGTAGCAGGGATTCCCGTACCGATTTTATTTATGCTTGCTTCATTTGTAATCATCGGCATCATTCTATCCAAAACATCTTTTGGGCGGTCTGTCTATGCGGTAGGCGGTAACTATCAGGCAGCCTTTCATTCGGGTATCAATGCAAAACGCGTGATTATGCTTTCTTATATGATCAGCGGTATCTTAGCGGCACTGGCAGGCGTTATTCTATCGGCACGAAATGCATCGGCTCAGCCAACTGCGGGCAATGCATTCGAAACCGAAGCAATCGCAGCATGCGCTATGGGCGGTGTATCTTTCAGCGGCGGCAAAGGCGCGGTAACAGGTATTTTCTTAGGTGCACTGCTAATGGGCATTATAAACAACGGCATGAACTTAATGTATATCAGCTCTTACTGGCAGTTGGTGGTAAAAGGCGCAATTATAGTAGCATCGGTGTTATACTCTATTTTCTCTTCTAAAACAAAATAA
- a CDS encoding sugar ABC transporter ATP-binding protein: MSEILLEMKGITKNYGGIKALDNVDFELKKGELLCLLGENGAGKSTLMKILSGVVQPTEGEIFFEGEKVNITNPSAAHQIGISTVYQELVQFPNMTIAENVFMGRYPKKNGLVDFKQLRSQTLSLMDELHIHFSPDDHILSLSVAQRQLVEIMKAVSFDSKIIIFDEPTSSLTNEETQILFRIIGDLKNKGVSLIYISHRLEDIFAIGDRITVLRDGKNSGGGMVKDLDVDGVIAMMVGRSLKSQFPKIHVDIGEEILRVEHINNAHVKDTSFSLKRGEILGFGGLIGAGRTELMRAILGLDDCTGDIYKDGKKITNKNPTQAIKNSFALVPEDRKDQGLVLIRSILHNMEMSSLKQLSQAGFMKTDMEKMKTAAYIKKLHIKTAGPHQLAGDLSGGNQQKVVLAKCLITMPDILILDEPTRGIDVGSKAEIYEIMSDLVKQGVSIIMISSELPELINMSDRIIVMREGAITGELPASEATEEAVMKLATKEAIRT, translated from the coding sequence ATGTCAGAAATATTACTAGAGATGAAGGGTATTACCAAAAACTACGGCGGTATAAAAGCATTGGATAATGTTGATTTCGAGCTTAAAAAGGGAGAGCTGCTGTGCTTACTGGGAGAAAACGGTGCAGGCAAATCAACGTTGATGAAAATACTATCCGGTGTAGTGCAGCCCACAGAAGGCGAGATTTTTTTTGAGGGAGAAAAGGTAAACATAACAAACCCCAGCGCGGCACATCAAATCGGAATCAGCACAGTCTATCAGGAACTCGTTCAATTCCCGAATATGACCATTGCAGAAAATGTTTTTATGGGCAGATATCCAAAGAAAAACGGGCTGGTTGATTTTAAGCAGCTCCGCAGCCAAACTTTATCCTTAATGGATGAGTTGCATATTCATTTTTCTCCCGATGACCATATTCTTTCGCTCAGCGTCGCTCAACGCCAATTGGTAGAGATTATGAAGGCTGTTTCGTTCGATTCCAAAATAATCATCTTTGACGAACCAACCTCCTCACTAACTAATGAAGAAACCCAAATTTTGTTCCGTATTATCGGCGATTTGAAAAATAAAGGCGTTTCGCTTATTTACATATCCCATCGGCTTGAAGATATTTTTGCTATCGGTGACCGTATTACCGTACTCCGCGATGGTAAAAACTCAGGCGGCGGTATGGTTAAAGATTTGGATGTTGACGGTGTTATTGCAATGATGGTGGGGCGCTCGCTAAAGTCTCAGTTCCCAAAAATCCATGTTGATATCGGCGAAGAGATTCTGCGTGTAGAGCACATCAATAATGCACATGTAAAAGATACTTCCTTTTCGCTTAAGCGCGGAGAAATTCTTGGGTTCGGCGGATTAATTGGGGCAGGAAGAACCGAATTAATGCGTGCCATTTTGGGCTTGGATGATTGTACAGGGGATATTTATAAGGACGGGAAAAAAATTACGAATAAAAACCCCACACAAGCCATAAAAAACAGCTTTGCACTTGTGCCCGAAGACCGTAAAGACCAAGGTTTGGTGCTGATTCGCAGTATTCTTCACAATATGGAGATGAGCTCTTTAAAGCAGCTGAGCCAAGCAGGGTTTATGAAAACGGATATGGAAAAGATGAAAACCGCAGCGTATATCAAAAAGCTTCACATTAAAACAGCAGGTCCGCATCAGCTGGCGGGAGACTTGAGCGGCGGTAACCAGCAAAAGGTAGTTTTAGCTAAATGCCTGATTACCATGCCGGATATCTTAATATTGGATGAACCCACAAGAGGCATAGACGTCGGTTCAAAAGCAGAAATATATGAAATCATGAGTGACTTGGTAAAGCAAGGGGTTTCTATTATTATGATTTCATCAGAACTCCCTGAATTAATTAATATGAGTGACCGCATTATTGTAATGCGCGAAGGTGCCATAACAGGCGAACTGCCGGCTAGCGAAGCCACAGAAGAAGCTGTTATGAAACTGGCTACCAAGGAGGCAATCAGAACATGA
- a CDS encoding PfkB family carbohydrate kinase gives MIRIVGVGDNVVDRYIHQGKMYPGGNSLNFAVYGKQLGHDSAYIGVLANDQEAKMIITTLKKVGVDISKCQHVHGETGRCSTLLVNGDRIISDDNDFGAVKTTPLQLTPERLEYIGQFDVAHTSCYSFIDDQLPKIKRTGIPLVYDFSDIWEEKDFEKICPYIDIAFFSGKKLPDEKLQLLMKKTVDLGCSLAICTIGKRGSMIYNGNRYFTKCPYNVDGQVVDTLGAGDSFLTGFITAYIEGVKRYNALIAQNPDQYTTQNDRDDYMDNLIEYSMSVGNLLAIKNCMIYGAFGYSADLPI, from the coding sequence TTGATTCGAATTGTGGGCGTAGGCGACAATGTTGTAGACCGCTACATTCATCAAGGAAAAATGTACCCGGGAGGAAATTCACTTAACTTTGCTGTATACGGAAAACAGCTTGGGCACGATTCGGCATACATAGGTGTTTTAGCGAACGACCAAGAGGCAAAAATGATTATTACCACTTTGAAAAAAGTGGGAGTGGACATATCAAAGTGCCAACATGTGCATGGCGAAACGGGGCGGTGCTCCACACTGCTTGTCAATGGCGACCGTATTATTTCTGATGACAACGACTTTGGAGCTGTAAAAACAACACCCTTGCAGCTAACACCGGAACGATTGGAATATATCGGGCAATTTGATGTCGCCCATACCAGTTGTTATAGTTTCATTGATGACCAGCTGCCAAAAATCAAACGCACCGGCATCCCGTTGGTTTATGATTTTTCTGATATATGGGAAGAAAAAGACTTTGAAAAAATCTGCCCCTATATTGATATCGCATTTTTTTCGGGCAAAAAATTACCCGATGAAAAGCTCCAACTGCTTATGAAAAAAACGGTTGATTTGGGGTGCAGCCTTGCAATTTGCACCATTGGAAAACGCGGATCAATGATATATAACGGCAACCGCTATTTTACTAAATGCCCTTACAATGTGGATGGACAAGTTGTGGACACCCTTGGCGCAGGAGATTCTTTTTTAACCGGGTTTATTACAGCTTACATCGAAGGGGTAAAAAGATATAACGCACTGATTGCACAAAACCCTGACCAATACACCACGCAAAATGACCGAGATGATTACATGGATAATTTGATTGAATACAGCATGAGCGTCGGTAATTTACTGGCTATTAAAAATTGTATGATATACGGCGCATTTGGCTATAGTGCAGATTTACCAATCTGA
- a CDS encoding SIS domain-containing protein, with protein MKQEHMDQIQKAAAAVKAKKVNHFYFVACGGSKALFEPAQYIMDRECDMAATVYSSNEFVHRAPKALNENSVVITCSHSGNTPETVKATEVARAKGATTIAFSHLTDSPLWKAAEYPIHYNWADESDASDYNNAALYSLIFHILNAMQPCEKYDRAISCIEKIPVLLQKNVDAHADAAKQFGSDYKRENMIYTMASGANYGVAYSFAICLLMEMQWIHSHAIHSGEYFHGPFEVTDFDVPFIIIKGLDECRPLDERAHAFCKKYSNKIVLIDTANFDMSDIDDDLKGYFAPLATGAVLRKYADEIADHRGHPLSVRRYMWRMEY; from the coding sequence ATGAAACAAGAACATATGGATCAGATTCAAAAAGCAGCAGCTGCCGTAAAGGCAAAAAAGGTAAATCATTTTTACTTTGTTGCCTGCGGAGGTTCAAAGGCGTTATTTGAGCCGGCACAGTATATTATGGATAGAGAATGCGATATGGCGGCAACGGTTTATTCATCAAACGAATTCGTACATCGTGCCCCAAAAGCTTTAAATGAAAATTCGGTGGTCATCACTTGCTCGCATTCAGGCAATACTCCCGAAACGGTAAAGGCAACAGAAGTTGCAAGGGCAAAAGGTGCAACCACCATTGCATTTTCACATTTGACCGATTCTCCGCTTTGGAAAGCCGCCGAGTACCCCATCCATTACAATTGGGCGGATGAGAGTGATGCAAGCGACTACAACAATGCAGCCCTGTATTCTTTGATTTTTCACATTTTAAATGCAATGCAGCCCTGCGAAAAATACGATAGAGCAATTTCTTGTATTGAAAAAATCCCTGTTTTGCTTCAGAAAAACGTAGATGCACATGCCGATGCAGCCAAACAATTTGGCAGTGATTATAAAAGAGAAAATATGATTTATACAATGGCAAGCGGTGCAAATTACGGCGTAGCTTATTCCTTTGCAATCTGCCTGCTGATGGAGATGCAATGGATTCACTCTCATGCAATCCATTCAGGTGAATACTTCCATGGGCCATTCGAAGTAACTGATTTTGATGTGCCGTTTATTATTATTAAAGGGCTTGACGAGTGCCGCCCGTTGGATGAGAGAGCACACGCATTTTGCAAAAAATACAGCAATAAAATTGTTTTAATTGATACCGCTAATTTTGATATGAGTGATATTGATGATGACCTGAAGGGCTATTTTGCGCCTTTGGCAACGGGTGCGGTACTTCGCAAATATGCAGATGAAATTGCCGACCATCGCGGGCATCCGCTGTCGGTACGCCGCTATATGTGGAGAATGGAATACTGA
- a CDS encoding ABC transporter substrate-binding protein, with the protein MRIKALKKGISIILSMVMLMSSSACSKPAEGQNEESPDGSGKKVVTFFHRWPNEPKNSIFKAYVEEFEQLHPDIDIQMDCVLNDSYKEKVRVLVSGDSVPDVFSSWSGSFAENLVKSGNVKPLNDLMANDKEFADSIISSQLEQFTFDGKLYGLPMSMDGKAFFYNKEIFKKEGIVVPKTLDELYAALDKLQNAGYKAPLTEGLADAWAVSHYEGTIIQRLLDPAVMKKDINKATGEFTDPSYIDALSIFKKLTSYMGEAAPAMDHEAARNLFISGEAPMIYGQLAEIRLINGDTAAGSGANFEYGFFNFPSIEGGKGDQTGLTGAPEGFMLSNKAKNPAEAELFIKFILSKKAGEKMTKEAGELSCIKGAVNPQTATDQQIEAVDMIMGATSSVPWYDNAVEASIGDAFMRGGQSLAIGDMTAEQVMKNVQNVATEVRAANK; encoded by the coding sequence ATGCGTATAAAAGCGTTGAAAAAAGGAATATCAATCATCCTGTCAATGGTTATGCTGATGTCTTCATCTGCGTGCTCTAAGCCTGCGGAGGGGCAAAATGAAGAATCTCCGGATGGTTCGGGGAAAAAGGTAGTTACCTTTTTCCATCGTTGGCCCAACGAGCCCAAAAACTCTATTTTTAAAGCATATGTAGAAGAATTTGAACAGCTACACCCCGATATTGATATACAAATGGATTGTGTGCTAAACGATTCGTATAAAGAAAAGGTAAGGGTTTTGGTGTCGGGAGATTCGGTGCCGGATGTTTTTAGCTCTTGGTCGGGTTCATTTGCTGAGAACTTGGTGAAGTCGGGCAATGTCAAACCGCTTAACGACTTGATGGCAAACGATAAAGAGTTTGCAGACAGCATTATCTCCTCCCAATTAGAGCAATTCACATTTGACGGCAAGCTTTACGGGCTGCCGATGTCGATGGACGGAAAAGCATTTTTTTATAACAAAGAAATCTTTAAAAAGGAAGGCATAGTGGTACCCAAAACACTGGATGAACTTTACGCTGCTTTGGACAAACTGCAAAATGCAGGATACAAAGCCCCGCTGACGGAAGGGTTAGCCGATGCATGGGCGGTTTCTCATTACGAGGGTACAATTATTCAGCGGTTATTGGACCCCGCCGTTATGAAAAAAGACATTAATAAAGCGACCGGAGAATTTACAGACCCAAGCTATATTGATGCGCTGAGCATTTTTAAAAAGCTTACGTCTTATATGGGCGAGGCTGCCCCTGCAATGGACCACGAGGCAGCGCGCAATTTGTTTATCAGCGGTGAGGCGCCCATGATTTACGGTCAGCTTGCCGAAATCCGCTTGATTAACGGTGACACTGCCGCGGGTTCGGGTGCCAATTTTGAGTACGGCTTCTTCAACTTCCCCAGTATTGAGGGCGGCAAAGGTGACCAAACAGGCCTTACTGGTGCACCTGAAGGGTTTATGCTCAGCAATAAAGCAAAAAATCCCGCAGAAGCAGAACTGTTCATAAAATTTATACTGTCGAAAAAGGCCGGCGAAAAAATGACCAAGGAAGCCGGAGAATTAAGCTGTATAAAAGGTGCTGTAAACCCCCAAACCGCTACCGACCAGCAAATAGAGGCGGTTGATATGATTATGGGTGCGACATCTTCTGTACCATGGTACGACAACGCAGTAGAAGCAAGCATTGGTGATGCATTTATGCGCGGCGGGCAATCTTTGGCAATCGGCGATATGACCGCCGAACAAGTTATGAAAAATGTTCAAAACGTTGCAACCGAAGTAAGAGCAGCAAATAAGTAA
- a CDS encoding carbohydrate ABC transporter permease, giving the protein MVKKRFRLAPFLFIAPCIFMLLIFIYVPLVQNFLFSFEQFSAFSQSKTFVGLDNYKTLFEDKVILTALKNNILYAVISIAIQVGGGLVLASVLEDAAFRKISPLFRTTFFLPVLISMTVICLLFGFIYHPQIGLLNNFLESIGLQSLTRQWLGSSKTAIFAVIAMSQWQSTGYIMMLFIVAIQKIPEDLYEAAEIDGANKIERFLHVTFPQVRQMFFVTMVITTIGAFTVFNEPYILAKGGGPGTSSITLAVHMYQSAFVRDKMGYASAIAVLIFLICAGMALIQIFAFGNDNTITQTSVKKEDKT; this is encoded by the coding sequence TTGGTTAAGAAAAGGTTTCGCTTAGCTCCCTTTTTGTTTATTGCTCCCTGCATTTTCATGCTGCTTATTTTTATTTATGTACCACTTGTTCAAAACTTTCTTTTCAGCTTTGAACAATTCTCTGCATTTTCGCAGAGCAAAACCTTTGTTGGGTTGGATAATTATAAAACATTGTTTGAAGACAAGGTAATATTAACAGCGTTAAAAAACAATATTCTTTACGCAGTCATTTCGATAGCAATTCAGGTGGGCGGAGGACTGGTTCTTGCATCGGTACTGGAGGATGCAGCATTTCGCAAAATATCACCGTTGTTTCGCACAACCTTTTTCCTGCCTGTTTTAATATCTATGACGGTTATCTGCTTGCTGTTTGGCTTTATCTATCATCCTCAAATCGGGCTTCTCAACAATTTTTTGGAGTCGATTGGTTTGCAGTCGCTTACAAGGCAATGGCTGGGTTCCAGTAAAACAGCTATTTTTGCGGTAATTGCCATGTCGCAGTGGCAAAGCACGGGTTATATTATGATGCTGTTTATTGTTGCTATTCAGAAAATCCCCGAAGACCTGTACGAGGCAGCAGAAATTGACGGCGCCAATAAAATCGAGCGTTTTTTGCATGTCACCTTTCCGCAAGTGCGGCAGATGTTTTTTGTTACGATGGTGATTACAACGATAGGTGCTTTTACCGTATTCAACGAGCCTTATATCTTGGCAAAAGGCGGAGGGCCGGGTACCAGTTCTATAACGCTTGCAGTACATATGTATCAGTCTGCTTTTGTACGCGACAAAATGGGGTATGCTTCTGCCATTGCGGTTCTTATCTTCTTAATCTGTGCGGGTATGGCTCTGATACAAATTTTTGCTTTTGGCAATGACAATACCATCACCCAAACTTCTGTAAAAAAGGAGGATAAGACATGA